Proteins from one Thermobifida alba genomic window:
- a CDS encoding transcriptional regulator: protein MTPPNSPRTAQDLLVLHALRCGGSSGAARVAAATGLDVAEAESELIDLARQGLITYVSGVFGAWVLTGEGRAADARRIAEELDSAGAREAVTAGYERFLVLNPELLDLCTAWQLRPVDGTATVNDHSDPAYDARVLDRFAALHERAVPVCADLEAALPRFGRYRVRLTDALERARGGEVACVADTTDSYHTVWAELHEDLLATLGIPR, encoded by the coding sequence GTGACCCCGCCCAACAGCCCGCGCACGGCCCAGGACCTGCTGGTTCTCCACGCCCTGCGCTGCGGGGGCTCTTCCGGTGCCGCCCGCGTGGCCGCGGCCACCGGCCTGGATGTCGCCGAGGCCGAGTCCGAACTGATCGACCTCGCACGCCAGGGCCTCATCACGTATGTGTCCGGCGTGTTCGGCGCCTGGGTGCTGACCGGGGAGGGCCGCGCCGCCGACGCCCGGCGCATCGCCGAGGAGCTGGACTCGGCCGGTGCCCGCGAGGCGGTGACCGCGGGGTACGAGCGTTTCCTGGTGCTCAACCCCGAACTGCTCGACCTGTGCACGGCCTGGCAGCTGCGGCCCGTCGACGGCACGGCGACCGTCAACGACCACAGCGACCCCGCCTACGACGCCCGCGTCCTGGACCGGTTCGCCGCGCTGCACGAGCGGGCCGTGCCGGTCTGTGCGGACCTGGAGGCCGCGCTGCCCCGTTTCGGCCGGTACCGCGTCCGCCTCACCGACGCCCTGGAGCGCGCCCGCGGCGGCGAGGTCGCCTGCGTCGCCGACACCACCGACTCGTACCACACCGTGTGGGCCGAGCTCCACGAAGACCTCCTCGCCACCCTCGGCATCCCCCGATGA
- a CDS encoding ABC transporter permease — translation MMSTTAPVTEPLRSRFRPPAWLRHSLVLARRSLAKSARNPGPIVNGVVTPALFLVLFLFLFEGSVAGSTADYVQYLFPGILVMGAGLAGMVSTGTSLTIDLTKGVTDRFRSLPISRLAPLLGSVLADLVRYLLAVALLFGIGMLLGFRSHGGLTAALAAAALAVGFGFCLSWVTVFVGVLARNADTVLAVSFISFLPLQLGTSLAAPVETLPPWLRAWAGVNPVTHVMDACRALLNGTPVGGAVTATLLWCAALFLVFCPLAVYAYSRRE, via the coding sequence ATGATGAGCACCACCGCACCCGTCACCGAACCGCTGCGGTCCCGTTTCCGGCCGCCGGCCTGGCTCCGGCACAGCCTCGTGCTGGCCCGCCGCAGTCTGGCCAAGAGCGCCCGCAACCCCGGCCCGATCGTCAACGGGGTCGTCACCCCCGCCCTGTTCCTGGTGCTGTTCCTCTTCCTGTTCGAGGGCTCGGTCGCCGGCTCCACCGCCGACTACGTCCAGTACCTCTTCCCCGGCATCCTCGTCATGGGCGCCGGACTGGCCGGAATGGTCTCGACCGGCACCAGCCTCACCATCGACCTCACGAAGGGCGTCACCGACCGGTTCCGCAGCCTGCCCATCAGCCGCCTGGCGCCCCTGCTCGGCTCCGTGCTGGCCGACCTCGTCCGCTACCTGCTCGCCGTCGCCCTGCTGTTCGGCATCGGCATGCTGCTCGGCTTCCGCAGCCACGGCGGCCTCACCGCCGCGCTCGCCGCCGCCGCGCTGGCCGTCGGTTTCGGCTTCTGCCTCAGTTGGGTCACCGTGTTCGTCGGCGTCCTGGCCAGGAACGCCGACACCGTCCTGGCCGTCAGCTTCATCAGCTTCCTGCCGCTGCAACTGGGCACCAGCCTCGCCGCTCCCGTGGAGACCCTGCCCCCGTGGCTGCGCGCCTGGGCCGGGGTCAACCCCGTCACCCACGTCATGGACGCCTGCCGTGCCCTTCTCAACGGCACCCCGGTCGGCGGCGCCGTCACCGCCACGCTGCTCTGGTGCGCGGCCCTCTTCCTCGTGTTCTGCCCACTGGCCGTGTACGCCTACAGCCGCCGGGAGTGA
- a CDS encoding TetR/AcrR family transcriptional regulator, whose product MARLTRAQQQARTRASVLAAARQEFVEHGYGQAKVDRIAERAELTRGAVYSNFPSKRALYLAVLLDLVETAGGADATVLPGSVGDALGSFARVWLERLPLTEDTAAGGRLHLRSLVGVVDDDRHRAVLAQLARLEALLLALGLEACSPERPARLVRLAEIAVTLLGGSGLLAELAPGFGDPFDRARACAHLAHLDLSDTWAPPHLPYVTPATPCQDPWTPPTGLVDRITGSPVDLGADGLVVVLGAQRLAAAEEAVRSARPGEQVTVAAVTGDPAETGALVRLRTGDLITCLRRVFPPRTWEPLRLVVDDTARLAEAVGLTDVGDGTEAAVRVRDGAVVARAGGRGAAHAAATSGTDHDTHPREVGT is encoded by the coding sequence ATGGCTCGGCTGACACGGGCCCAGCAGCAGGCACGCACCCGCGCCTCGGTGCTGGCGGCGGCGAGGCAGGAGTTCGTCGAGCACGGATACGGCCAGGCCAAGGTCGACCGGATCGCCGAACGGGCCGAACTGACCCGCGGCGCGGTGTACTCGAACTTCCCGAGCAAGCGCGCCCTGTACCTGGCGGTGCTCCTCGACCTCGTCGAGACGGCCGGCGGGGCCGACGCCACCGTCCTCCCGGGGTCGGTGGGCGATGCGCTGGGTTCCTTCGCCCGGGTCTGGCTGGAGCGGCTGCCCCTGACCGAGGACACCGCGGCGGGCGGCCGCCTGCACCTGCGCTCACTGGTGGGCGTCGTCGACGACGACCGGCACCGCGCCGTCCTCGCCCAGCTCGCGCGGCTGGAAGCGCTGCTGCTCGCCCTCGGCCTGGAGGCGTGCTCGCCCGAGCGGCCGGCACGGCTCGTGCGGCTGGCCGAAATCGCGGTGACCCTGCTGGGCGGATCCGGGCTTCTGGCCGAGCTGGCGCCGGGCTTCGGCGACCCCTTCGACCGGGCCCGCGCCTGCGCCCACCTGGCGCACCTCGACCTGTCCGACACCTGGGCGCCGCCCCACCTGCCCTACGTCACCCCCGCCACCCCCTGCCAGGACCCCTGGACCCCGCCCACGGGCCTGGTGGACCGTATCACCGGCTCCCCCGTCGACCTGGGCGCCGACGGCCTGGTCGTCGTCCTGGGCGCCCAACGCCTGGCCGCCGCCGAGGAGGCCGTCCGCTCGGCCCGCCCCGGTGAGCAGGTCACGGTCGCCGCCGTCACCGGCGACCCGGCCGAGACCGGCGCTCTGGTGCGGCTCAGGACCGGCGACCTCATCACCTGTCTGCGGCGCGTGTTTCCTCCCCGGACCTGGGAGCCCCTGCGGCTGGTCGTCGACGACACCGCCCGACTGGCCGAGGCGGTCGGCCTCACCGACGTCGGCGACGGCACCGAAGCGGCCGTGCGCGTCCGCGACGGTGCCGTCGTCGCCCGCGCCGGCGGGCGCGGCGCCGCCCACGCGGCCGCCACCAGCGGCACCGACCACGACACGCACCCGCGCGAGGTGGGGACGTGA
- a CDS encoding pyruvate, phosphate dikinase: protein MRRRWTRPLDARLDDPVELLGAKAHGLVALHRLGLPVPPGFVVTTAACRAFLDRGRLPDGLRAELAAAVGELEAATGRRFGGVPPLAVSVRSGASVPLPGMMHTVLNLGLTRRATAALAAEHRDERFALDSRLRLLSTFTSALTGLPAPGPGTAAECGAAATAADLARTVAAVEHDVERRYGRAIPDDAAEQLALAVEAVLASWNTPRARTYREIHGIDHGLGTAVIVQAMVFGNRDERSGTGVAFSRNPDTGENTPFGDVLFTRQGEDVVSGRSRPLPLRELGAREPAVWAALLDALRRVERHYRDACYLEFTFQSGRLWLLQARPGRFVGAAAVRLATDLANEGVITRREALLRVSPEQLRHARTPRIAPSAETSVLARGTGASPGVAVGRVATTTSAAIRMAAEGPVVLVRPETSPDDMNGLAAAAGVVTARGGAASHAAVVARAMGRPAVVGVGGLLVDPARAAIHVAGRTIEEGTVVAVDGSSGQVVLGRPLIVADGAEAPLRQLLAWADEVSGGPSDRDEVQRLEAARAVLRGQQSD, encoded by the coding sequence ATGAGGAGGAGGTGGACCCGTCCGCTGGACGCGCGGCTCGACGATCCGGTGGAACTCCTGGGGGCCAAGGCCCACGGGCTGGTGGCGCTCCACCGTCTGGGCCTGCCGGTGCCGCCCGGGTTCGTCGTCACCACCGCCGCCTGCCGGGCGTTCCTCGACCGGGGGCGTCTTCCGGACGGGCTGCGTGCGGAGCTGGCCGCCGCCGTGGGCGAACTGGAGGCCGCGACCGGGCGCCGGTTCGGCGGCGTACCGCCGCTGGCGGTGTCGGTGCGCTCCGGGGCGAGCGTGCCGCTGCCCGGCATGATGCACACCGTCCTCAACCTCGGGCTCACCCGCCGCGCCACCGCGGCGCTGGCCGCCGAGCACCGGGACGAGCGTTTCGCGTTGGACTCGCGGCTGCGGCTGCTGTCGACCTTCACCTCGGCACTCACCGGCCTGCCCGCCCCCGGCCCCGGCACGGCCGCGGAGTGCGGCGCCGCGGCCACGGCAGCGGACCTGGCCCGCACCGTCGCCGCGGTCGAACACGACGTCGAGCGGCGGTACGGGCGCGCGATCCCCGACGACGCGGCCGAACAGCTGGCGTTGGCCGTCGAGGCCGTCCTCGCCTCCTGGAACACGCCCCGCGCGCGGACCTACCGCGAGATCCACGGCATCGACCACGGCCTGGGCACCGCCGTCATCGTGCAGGCCATGGTGTTCGGCAACCGCGACGAGCGCAGCGGCACCGGGGTCGCGTTCAGCCGCAACCCCGACACCGGGGAGAACACCCCCTTCGGGGACGTCCTGTTCACCCGCCAGGGCGAGGACGTCGTCTCGGGCCGGTCCCGGCCCCTGCCCCTGCGGGAACTCGGCGCGCGGGAACCGGCGGTGTGGGCCGCGCTCCTCGATGCGCTGCGCCGCGTCGAGCGCCACTACCGCGACGCCTGCTACCTGGAGTTCACCTTCCAGTCCGGTCGGCTGTGGCTGCTGCAGGCCCGTCCCGGCCGGTTCGTCGGCGCCGCCGCCGTGCGCCTGGCGACCGACCTCGCCAATGAAGGCGTGATCACCCGGCGCGAGGCGCTGCTGAGGGTCTCGCCCGAGCAGCTGCGGCACGCCCGCACACCGCGTATCGCACCGTCGGCGGAGACGAGTGTCCTCGCCCGCGGTACGGGCGCCAGTCCCGGGGTGGCCGTCGGCAGGGTCGCGACCACCACCAGCGCGGCGATCCGCATGGCCGCCGAGGGCCCGGTCGTCCTCGTGCGTCCGGAGACCTCCCCCGACGACATGAACGGCCTGGCCGCGGCCGCGGGGGTCGTCACCGCGCGCGGCGGAGCGGCCAGCCACGCCGCGGTCGTGGCCCGGGCGATGGGCAGGCCCGCCGTCGTCGGTGTCGGCGGTCTCCTCGTGGACCCCGCCCGTGCCGCGATCCACGTCGCGGGACGCACGATCGAGGAGGGGACCGTCGTGGCCGTCGACGGCAGCAGCGGGCAGGTGGTGCTCGGCCGTCCACTCATCGTCGCCGACGGCGCCGAGGCGCCCCTGCGGCAACTGCTCGCCTGGGCCGACGAGGTGTCGGGCGGCCCCTCCGACCGCGACGAGGTCCAGCGCCTCGAAGCGGCCCGTGCCGTGCTCCGCGGCCAGCAGTCCGACTGA
- a CDS encoding ATP-binding cassette domain-containing protein encodes MSDHGLETENLTRRFGRVTALDGVSLAIPRGQVLGLLGPNGAGKTTLIRILATLLRPDGGRARFAGFDVARQPGQVRRRIALSGQHTSVDEELTGLANLVMIGRLLDLPRRQALRRAADLLARFGLEDAADRPVAGYSGGMRRRLDLAASMVGRPEVVFLDEPSVGLDPGKRDELWQMIRGLRADGVTVLLTTQYLEEADALADVIAVLDRSRTIASGTPADLKRRVGGHTVAVRLDDPAEADTAAAILADVTGRPPERSTRHGLVAPVTDRAHFFEVAARLREHRIGVCELSLRLPSLDEVFLALTASPAPTDDAPKAA; translated from the coding sequence GTGAGCGACCACGGACTGGAAACCGAGAACCTGACCAGAAGATTCGGCAGGGTCACCGCGCTCGACGGCGTCAGCCTGGCCATCCCGCGCGGACAGGTGCTCGGCCTGCTGGGCCCCAACGGCGCGGGCAAGACCACCCTGATCCGCATCCTCGCGACCCTGCTGCGCCCCGACGGCGGACGGGCCCGCTTCGCCGGCTTCGACGTGGCCCGCCAGCCGGGACAGGTCCGTCGGCGCATCGCACTGTCGGGCCAGCACACCAGCGTGGACGAGGAACTGACCGGCCTGGCGAACCTGGTCATGATCGGCCGACTCCTCGACCTGCCCCGCCGCCAGGCGCTCCGGCGCGCCGCCGACCTGCTGGCCCGGTTCGGCCTGGAGGACGCGGCCGACAGGCCGGTGGCCGGCTACTCCGGCGGCATGCGCCGACGCCTCGACCTGGCCGCGAGCATGGTCGGCCGCCCCGAGGTCGTCTTCCTCGACGAACCCTCCGTGGGACTGGACCCCGGCAAACGCGACGAACTGTGGCAGATGATCCGCGGCCTGCGCGCCGACGGCGTCACCGTCCTGCTGACCACCCAGTACCTGGAAGAGGCCGACGCCCTCGCCGATGTCATCGCCGTCCTCGACCGGAGCCGCACCATCGCCTCGGGCACCCCCGCGGACCTGAAGCGCCGGGTCGGCGGACACACCGTCGCCGTGCGTCTGGACGACCCCGCCGAGGCCGACACGGCCGCCGCGATCCTGGCCGACGTCACCGGACGGCCCCCGGAGCGCTCCACCCGTCACGGGCTCGTCGCGCCCGTGACCGACCGCGCGCACTTCTTCGAGGTCGCCGCCCGGCTGCGCGAGCACCGCATCGGCGTCTGCGAACTGTCGCTCCGCCTGCCCAGCCTCGACGAGGTCTTCCTCGCCCTGACCGCATCCCCCGCCCCCACCGACGACGCACCGAAGGCCGCATGA
- a CDS encoding polymorphic toxin-type HINT domain-containing protein — protein MGTTDAPPFWAPELARWVDAVDLEPGTWLRTSAGPWVQVSAVTVRTAENQRVHNLTVDGLHTYRVAAGNADLPVHNDSVGGLCPEAGAIAEHANERFDQGATDHYVRGIAHTELAEYVDDVLNQEIPGLGVRYGLRNGRTAYWALSGESSSSRMRARLTAAPCSLPLPL, from the coding sequence GTGGGGACCACCGACGCCCCACCCTTCTGGGCACCGGAACTCGCTCGGTGGGTGGACGCGGTCGACCTGGAACCGGGCACCTGGCTACGCACCAGCGCGGGCCCCTGGGTCCAGGTCAGCGCCGTCACCGTCCGGACGGCCGAGAACCAGCGGGTGCACAACCTCACCGTCGACGGCCTGCACACCTACCGCGTCGCCGCCGGAAACGCCGACCTGCCCGTCCACAACGACAGTGTCGGCGGCCTCTGTCCTGAAGCGGGGGCGATCGCGGAGCACGCCAACGAGCGCTTCGACCAGGGCGCCACGGACCACTACGTCAGAGGCATTGCCCACACCGAACTCGCGGAGTACGTCGATGACGTCCTCAACCAGGAGATCCCGGGCCTGGGGGTACGGTACGGGTTGCGGAACGGGCGTACCGCTTACTGGGCCCTGAGCGGGGAGTCGTCGTCATCGAGGATGCGGGCTCGCCTCACGGCGGCACCGTGTTCACTCCCTCTGCCCCTCTGA
- a CDS encoding TetR/AcrR family transcriptional regulator — MNKADTARDRQERRHLSTDQRRRDIVATAADLFDRNGYVNTSMQDIARAAGIAKPTLYHYFTSKDEILCRIHEEFIDQLLSRHENRLAARLRPDQLVLEVMADILELMETHRGHVRVFFENHRELPEREQAEIRLKRDRYQTMVEETFAAGTAEGLFRDVDPRTAALALFGMCNWAYQWYRKDGTMRTRDLAYVFWDYLVHGVGAGRP, encoded by the coding sequence GTGAACAAGGCCGACACCGCCCGGGACCGGCAGGAGCGACGCCACCTGTCGACCGACCAACGGCGCCGCGACATCGTCGCCACGGCGGCCGACCTTTTCGACCGCAACGGGTACGTCAACACGTCCATGCAGGACATCGCCCGTGCCGCGGGAATCGCCAAGCCGACGCTCTACCACTACTTCACGAGCAAGGACGAGATCCTGTGCCGGATCCACGAGGAGTTCATCGACCAGCTCCTGAGCCGGCACGAGAACCGCCTCGCGGCGCGGCTGCGGCCCGACCAGCTGGTCCTCGAAGTGATGGCGGACATCCTCGAACTGATGGAGACCCACCGCGGCCATGTCCGCGTGTTCTTCGAGAACCACCGGGAACTGCCGGAGAGGGAACAGGCCGAGATCCGCCTGAAACGGGACCGCTACCAGACGATGGTGGAGGAGACGTTCGCCGCGGGCACCGCCGAGGGGCTGTTCCGGGACGTGGACCCGAGGACCGCCGCGCTGGCCCTGTTCGGCATGTGCAACTGGGCCTACCAGTGGTACCGCAAGGACGGGACCATGCGGACCCGCGACCTCGCCTACGTCTTCTGGGACTACCTCGTCCACGGCGTGGGCGCGGGACGTCCGTAG